Part of the Candidatus Afararchaeum irisae genome, TAGCGCGTGAACGTTACGCCGAGTCGTACTCGAACCGTTACGGGATGTCGCTCGCTGGAATGCGTTTCTTCTCGGTCTACCAGGGATACGGCGGCGCGGAGTCACACAAGGACGAGTACGCCAACGTCATCGCACAGTTCGCCGACGATATAGCCCACGACGAGTCTCCGGTTCTTTACGGCGACGGGACACAGACACGTGACTTCACACATGTCAACGACGTCGTGAGAGCGTGTCAGCTCGCCGTCGGAGCCGACGACATATATAACGTCGGCACGGGCGAAGCCTACTCGTTCAACACGGTCGTCGATATGATAAACCAAGAGCTCGGGAAGGGGGTCGAGCCCGAGTACATAGAGAACCCGATCCCCGAGGACGTCTATGTCCACGACACGTGTGCCGACAACACCAAGATAGAGAAGGATCTCGGCTGGGAACCACGCATAGACTTCGACGAGGGAATCGAGAGGGTCTGTGAGGTATATAAGTGAAACTGAGGACAGTCCAATGACTCAGGAGTTCACTCAAGACGTTGACCCCGACGAGGTACTCGGTTTCTGGGACGAGAAGTTCGGCGTCACGAGAGAAGTCTTCGATGGATACGACCTCTACATGAAGGGAGAGTCGAAGGTCTGGATAACCTCAGCGGAGACTCTCGACGGTCTCGAGTACGAGTCGGTCGGACTTCCGTTTCTGCGCGTCAATCAGGAACATCCGAAGCCCACTACCGACGCGTTACAGGTCTTCGGAGAGTACGCCACCAAGAACACAGTCGATCTCGACGCCGACGACGCGAGACGGTTCGTCGAGGGCGAGACGGTCGAGAAGGAGTTCGACGTCGACAGCCTCGGCTACGTTATCGTGAAATACGACGACGAGGTACTCGGCTGTGGTCTCTACTTCCCCGGCGAACTCAGGAGCCAGATGCCGAAGGGGAGACGTGTGAGCCTGGCTATTTAGTCGAGTGCGGCGACCGCCTCTATCTCGACGTCGAAGCCCTTCGGAATACTACCCGCCTCGACCGCGCTTCTCGCGGGAGGCTCTTCGTCGAAGTAGCCCGAGTAGACGTCGTTCATCTCGCCGAAGTCGTCTATGTCGTCGAGAAACACCGTGACCTTGACGACGTCTTCGAGACCCGCCCCCGCTTCTTCGAGTACAGCCTGAATATTGTCGAGGCACTGCCGAGTCTGTTCTCCGACGTCGCCGTCGACGGCTTCACCCTCGGGTGTCAGGGGTATCTGTCCCGCGGTGAAGACAAATCCGTTCGCCACTGTCGCCTGTGAGTAGGCACCCACTGCCTCAGGCGCGTCGTCGGTAGAGACTATATCCTTCATGTCCCAGAGTAGACGAGGAAAGACAAGAATCTGTCGTCACGTCGTGACACTCACGTCGTAGCCCTTCTTCTCAAGTGTCCTTACTATCCTGTTGGCGTGTTGGGTGCTTCTCGTCTCTAGCTCGAACTCGACCTCCGCGGCGTTGAGTGCGACGTCCTTCGCCGTCCTGTCGTGGTGTATAGCGTATATGTTGGCGTTCATGTCGGAGATCAGGCTGGCTATGTCGACGAGTGCGCCCGGCTTGTCGTTCAGAACCGTTGTGAACTTGAGATACCGTCCCTCGTTGACGAGACCTCTGTTTATGACCTGTGACAACGTGTTGCCGTCTATGTTTCCGCCGCTGAGGACACAGACGACCTTCTCGTCACCGATCTCGACCTTGTGGCTCAGAGCCGCCGCGACGGTAGCCGCGCCCGCACCCTCGACTACGGTCTTGTCACGCTCCAGAAGAAGAAGTATCGCGTTGGCTATCTCGT contains:
- a CDS encoding GDP-mannose 4,6-dehydratase, translating into MSPSDLEGRKVLVTGGAGFIGSNLANYLSDSNQVIALDDLYLGTPENLDDEVEFVDKSVVGSDVPVDDVDVVFHLAALSSLNMHEDEPMNGARVNVEGFVNVVEQARKAGVDDVVYASTSSIYGSRTDPSSEDERVEARTNYEASKLARERYAESYSNRYGMSLAGMRFFSVYQGYGGAESHKDEYANVIAQFADDIAHDESPVLYGDGTQTRDFTHVNDVVRACQLAVGADDIYNVGTGEAYSFNTVVDMINQELGKGVEPEYIENPIPEDVYVHDTCADNTKIEKDLGWEPRIDFDEGIERVCEVYK
- a CDS encoding RidA family protein is translated as MKDIVSTDDAPEAVGAYSQATVANGFVFTAGQIPLTPEGEAVDGDVGEQTRQCLDNIQAVLEEAGAGLEDVVKVTVFLDDIDDFGEMNDVYSGYFDEEPPARSAVEAGSIPKGFDVEIEAVAALD